The following proteins are encoded in a genomic region of Anaerolineae bacterium:
- a CDS encoding redox-sensing transcriptional repressor Rex: MREARVPDIVISRLPLYLRTLESMELEGKESTTSSELAERLNLSPAQIRKDLSYFGGFGKQGKGYNVKHLTAELRRILNVEKEWEMALVGVGDLGRALIHYQGFRDKGFRLVLLFDKNPQKIGTKIEGLEIMDSALIPELIRERGIKIAIIAVPPHEAQKVADALVSAGIEAILSYAPVNLKVPPHVKVQYIDPVVSLRCMTYYLG, from the coding sequence CTGAGGACTCTGGAATCCATGGAACTTGAAGGCAAGGAAAGCACCACCTCTTCCGAGCTGGCCGAAAGGCTCAACCTGAGTCCGGCTCAAATTCGCAAGGATTTATCCTATTTTGGGGGTTTCGGGAAGCAGGGAAAAGGCTACAATGTAAAGCACCTTACTGCAGAACTGCGGCGCATCCTCAACGTGGAAAAAGAATGGGAAATGGCTCTGGTAGGCGTTGGTGATCTGGGTAGGGCCCTCATTCACTACCAGGGGTTCAGGGATAAAGGTTTTCGCCTCGTTTTACTTTTTGACAAAAACCCCCAGAAAATCGGAACGAAAATTGAGGGCCTGGAGATAATGGACAGTGCTCTTATTCCTGAGCTTATCCGTGAAAGAGGGATAAAGATAGCGATAATAGCTGTGCCTCCGCACGAGGCCCAGAAAGTAGCCGATGCTTTGGTTTCAGCTGGAATTGAGGCTATACTTAGCTATGCCCCTGTAAACCTCAAGGTGCCGCCCCACGTGAAAGTGCAGTATATAGACCCCGTAGTCAGCCTGCGGTGCATGACCTATTATCTGGGGTAG